TCACTATCTACCATTATCTTCACAAGTTTCTCGAAGGAAGTTTTTCTAGGATTCCAACCTAGTTTGCTTGCTGCCTTCTGAGGGTCACCTATCAACAATTCAACTTCTGCTGCTCTAAAATATTTAGGATCCACAACGACATGATCCTCATAATTCAAGCCTACATATTCAAATGCAATTTTGCAGAAATCTCGAACTGAGTATGTTTCCCCAGTAGCTACAACATAATCGTCACATTTTTCTTGTTGCAGCATAAGCCACATACATTCAACATAATCCTTAGCATAGCCCCAATCTCTCTTAGCATCCAAGTTGCCTAGTCGAAGCTCGTCCTGGACACCACTCTTTATTCTCGCTACCGCATCTGTGATTTTTCTAGTGACAAATTCTATACCCCTTCGCGGAGATTCATGATTAAACAATATGCCAGAACAAGCATACAAATCATAGCTTTCTCTATGATTCACCGTAGTCCAATGTGCATAAAGTTTAGCAACTCCATATGGACTTCTAGGGTAAAATGGAGTAGTTTCCTTTTGTGGAATCTCTACAACTTTACCAAACATTTCGCTACTGCTTGCCTGATAAAACTTAGATTCCGGGCTTGTTTGGCATAATGCCTCGAGCATATTGGTCACTCCCAGGCCCGTGATTTGTCCTGTGAGCAACGGTTGCGACCATGAAGATCCTACGAATGATTGTGCAGCTAAATTATATACTTCATCTGGCTTTGAGACCCGAAATGCATTAATTAACGAACTAACATCAAGTAAATCGCCATCAATAAATTCAATTTCCTTCTTAATGTGTTCAATATTTGTCATTATAGGACTGCTTGTTCTTCTTCTTAGTCCATATACTTTATATCCTTTTTCGAGTAATAACTCCGCCAAGTAAGATCCATCTTGTCCAGTAACCCCTGTAATTAAAGCTTTCTTTGCCATGAACTTTCATTTCCCCCTATTATGTAATCCTCATAATTATCATAAGTATTGATCCATCTTCTGAATTCGCAGTTCCTTAAGTAAAAGCTTCATTTCTTGCGCTTTTTCCTTCGAACAAATTAACGTAACGTCATCGGTGTCAACAACAATTAAGTCTTCAATTCCAAGTGTCGCTACGAGTTTCCCATTATTACTCTCGATAATACATCTTTTTGTATCAATGTTTAATATATTACCTTTAATCACATTACCAAACTCATCCCGCTCGCTTATACGGTCTAATGCAGTCCAACTTCCAACGTCATCCCAGCCAAACTTACACGGGATAACATGAATGTTGTTAGCTTTCTCCATAATCCCGTAATCAATTGACTCCTCTGGCATTCTAAGAAACTCACTGTGAATATCTTCTTGTAATAGTCCAGCATCCATTTTAACCTTAATATCTTGCATTACACGATAAATTTCAGGCATGTATGCTTCAAAGCTGTGTAATATGGTGGCAGATTTCCAAATAAAAATTCCGCTATTCCAATAATAATTCCCAGCATTCAGATAACCTTCTGCGGTAATTACATTAGGCTTCTCCACAAAACAACGTACCTGATGTACTTCCATCCCATTGACGATTTGTACTTCCTTCGAACTTTCAATATAGCCATAACCAGTCTCTGGATAAGAAGGTGAAATACCCAAAGTAACAATACTTCCATCTCGCTCTGCCACTGTTGTTGCAGTTCTTAGAATTTCAACAAACTCACTTTCGTTCTTAATGATATGGTCTGATGGAAGAACAATCATTGTATTATCCGGATAACGCTTCTCAATATATAAAGATGAAAGAGCAATACATGGAGCAGTATTTCTTCCTGATGGCTCTATTATTATATTATCTATGGGAAGATGCGGAATCTGAGCTCTAATTAATTCTGCATAGAGCTCATTAGTTACGACAAATATCTGCTCAATGCTCATTAGCTTCTCTAATCTTGCCACTGCCTGCTGAATCATCGATTTGTTTCCAGATATGTTAAGAAATTGCTTGGGTAAGTTAGTTCGACTTTTCGGCCAGAATCTCTCACCCTTTCCACCTGCCATTATCAGACTCGTTATCATCAACTGAACCTCCAAAATGCATTTGTATGTACTTTAATCTTTTAGCAATCAGTTTCCCTACAGCACTCGGAGAGAAATTACGTTTAATCGTCTGTTCTCCACTTGTCGCAACTTGGTTATAATACGAAGTCTCAGTGGCTAATCTCTTCATATATTGGCTTGCATGCTCTACATCTGGGTCGGCCCATACTTGATAAGCTTGATACGGCCCATAGTCTCTGCCGAGCTCGACTAATTCATAATTTACTAAACATGAATTCTGACTATTCATAAAGTCAGTATTGGCAGACCAATTTGTACCGATTGCCGGTTTGCCTAAGTACATCGCTTCCGCTAGGCCTAATCCAAACCCTTCGCTGCGATGAAGGGAAATGAAGCTGTCAGTACATTGAATTAATGCATTCGTATCGCTTCTACTAAGAGTAGAGGTAATAAGAAAAATATTGTTATATCCAGCAGTCATTTCGTTAATAGACTTCATATCATTTCTATTTGAACTGGCGTTGTTGATCTTAATAACCAATCCAACGTTAAGATTATCTGGTTTGAACGCTAGCTTGAAAGCTTCAATTGAAGCCATCGGGTTTTTGCGCTCCTGAAAGCTGTTCATGTCATACATAGTCAGGAACAAAAAAGGCTGTGTAGGCAAGCTGTAATATAATCTGTCTCGAGGTGTCTCTATTTTCACTTCTATGCCATGAGGGATTCTTATTACTGGTACTGGACTCTTCATAGAGACGGAATTAGCAACAAAAGATGATGGCACCCAAACCTCATTTACAAATTTAAATCCATCCAACCATTCATCCGGAAAGTCTTCCAATTCCCAATGCCAGAAACCAATGTTATATCGACCCTCAAAATTCTTTTGCCCAAAATAGGTATAGGACTCAAACATCTGCTCAGCATTGAGATGCAATATATTGACATTGTGTTGCGGCAAATCAATTTCCTTATGCTTCCACGAAAGATCTGACATTCTAGCGGAATTTGATCCTTTGAAATTAACGATCCCAAATGGAATGTCTGTAGTGTCTAAACACTTGGCAGCAATTCTGCACGACTCTCCAATTCCCATCTCTGCTCTCGCATAACCAATTAGATTAACACCGATTGCTCGTTCAAGTTGATGAGATTTCAAACTGTGATCATTCAAACTATCTAGATTACCAGAATACGCCTTACTAATGATGGTCTGCTTGAGTTTTTTTCGTGCAGATTGGGGGATAACTAGAACTAATAACTTCTTAAATGGAAGAGCAGTTCTATATAAGGCCTTATAAATAAGAGATTTCATCGTTTTTTCACCGCCATGTTTACAAAAGCTTATTTTTGATTTTATTCTTGTAATTATAGCATACAGCTTTTGTTATTTAACTGGGTTAACAATATAGACGAAAACGACACGTTGATATGACACGAACAATTTCATTCTTTGCCTTAGTCCCGCTGTACCTTATCTGCAGCCAATCTAACCGTATCCGTCACCGCAAGCGTTCTTATCAAGAAAACCGTATCCGGAAGATCAAGCAAGGTCTGTTCCCGCCGCTTCATTTCCTCGTATAGATCTACTATTTTCTTTGCAATTATATTAGCATCGACAGAACCCGCAGCATGAAGCTCTTCCCAGCTCTTTAATAACTCTGAAGCAGCTTGATCATAAAGAGATTGCTCGAATGGATATTGTTTTACTCCAGCTAATAGAATATCTATGGCCTTCTTTTGATCACCACTTTGTAATGCAATTACGTAGCCTAGCTCCACTGCTGGACGATAGTAAGGCTCGGCTTTATTTAATTTATTAATGTAGCCTTCCGCAATCTGAAGGTACTTCTTATCTTCTAGTTGTTCATAAGCTTTATAATTCAAAAGTGCTAACTGATACAACAACACGGGATGTCCTGGAGATTTAGATAACCCCTCTTCAATAGGCTTTACTATTTTATTGAAATCTTCGTTATTAACCAACGCACTCTCAGATTGCTTATATTTGTTATTAGCATACAATTGTTTGCCAGAAGGCACAGCAATTACAAGTATTATTGCAAAAGCAATAACGAAGGCCACCCACTTAACCCTTAACATTGCCTTCTTATTTAAGCTTTCTTTTACTGACTGGCGTTGTGTTCCAGCCAGCACACCTAAACAGAGGAATACTAGTACTAGAAACAGAATATAACTCATTTCAAAGTCAATCAGGGAATGAATTAATATCGTAATAGGAACTGTAAAATAGAAAACCCACTTCAGTCTTTCTGACTCATCAGACTTGCGATAGAACCTAATAAAAGCGTAAACAATTGTTGTAATAAAGCCCACATATATTATTATTCCTATAAGACCCACCTCTACGAGCAGCTGTGCAAGATAACCGTGGGTTTGTCCACTCATATAGGAATAAGATTGATGTTGCTCGTATAACGCATCCCACACCCCAGCGCCTCCGCCAATTAATGGAGAGTCCTTCCATATAGCTATTGCATCCTTATACATTGTTAACCGTTCATATACAGAATGAGTCTGAAAATTAACATTCTCTACCCGAGTTCGAATGGCATCTGGAAGGAGTTGAGCTATCCAATCGCTTGTAACCGCAACTGCGCCGATAATAAAGACAGCCAATAAACCAATTGGAACTACTTTATCGGCCCACGCCATCCTTACTTTCCCTACTATATTAGTCACATAAGGGTCAACATATTTTACAATTATATAGACAAGCAAACTCATTACGAAAGATACGCCTATTAAGAAAGCCCATGAAGTAATAGATGGAGATGAGAAAATAGACTTCGTCTGAAACTCTACCTCATCTGCCCTAGCCTGTTGAATTCGTTCAAATACTTTAACGCCTGCTTGTTCCAAATGTGTATAAATTATTAAAGAAAACCCCATTGCAATAACTGAATAGATTATTATCATAATTTGTTGTCTAAGCTTGAACATAAGTAAAGTAACAATAGCGATAATCGGGAGAATGATTATTGCACCGCGAGACAAGGTAAGCAGGAATGATACACATACAGGGACTAGCATAAATCCGTGTAATATTTGCGCTCGCTTGCTAGAGCTTCTTATGATTTCAATCAGAATGGCTATCCATAAAGTCAGGAGTAATGCAGCATATGCATTGGCGTATTGAAAGATGGATGTAATTCGAATTCCATCAATAAAAGATAGCGAATCCAATAGATACGTATTACCGAATAGATTAAGAAATCCGTAAATCACAATCATGTAACCAAATATCAAATACACCTTCGGAAGTTGATTTACTATTCGATTATACTGTGCTAAAAAAGTACCTGCTATGAAGAATACGACTACCATTAAGCTTATAAATACACCAAACATTGCAAGAATAGTTGACTCAGCTCTGAAGCTACTCAATACATAAGTTACACAGAGTAATGAGGCAAGTAGAGCATAGATCATCCTCTGTTCAATCCGGAGCTGCTTTTGATAGAAATGAATGGTAATCCAGATCACAATAGCTGCTGTCAGGAATAGTACATAAAGTATAGGTCTCTCATAGATTATGAATACAGTCCCCTTATGTACACCAAGACCCTGAAATATCCCATTTGTACTAATGCCAAGTAATAATAGAACACCTATCCAGCCCCAAGCAAACCATTCCATTGCACCTATACTATTCTGCCGTTTCTTCACCAGTGACACTCCTCATCAATATGCGCCTGATCCTTTAATAACCGCAGGAATTGTTTTAAATATAATTTTCATTTCAAGTGAAATACTCCATCGTTCTATATAATAGATATCTAAGTCTATCCACTGTTCGAAGTCCAGATCACTTCGACCACTTACCTGCCATAACCCAGTCATACCTGGCAGAACATCCATTCGACGCCAATGATAGTCCGTATATTTCTCAACCTCTTCAGGTAGAGGCGGGCGTGGTCCAATAAGACTCATCTGGCCTTTAAGAACATTCCAGAGCTGAGGCAACTCATCTAAGGAGTATTTCCTAATAAAACGACCAACACGGGTAACTCTTGGATCATTGCGTAGCTTAAAGACAGGCCCCGTCATATCGTTGTCTTTTACAAGCAGTGATTTGTTCAAATCAGCATCATTTTTCATAGATCTAAATTTAATCATTTGAAATGGTAGGCCGTTCTTTCCTACCCGTTGCTGTTTGAAGAATACTGCCCCTTGCGATTCAACTTTAATTAATATAGCCAACAGGAGAAAGAGTGGTGATAGTATCAATAAAAGAAACAAACTCCCACCTATATCTGATAATCGCTTTAGAAAGACATTTAGCCCTCTGAGCGGCGTTTTCACTATTTGTAAACAGGGATACTCAAGATCATTTCGAAAGGCAAAAACTGTGTTCATTCTATCAAACATTTCCGGAATAATACGGATGTCGACATCGTATTTATATATGGTGTGAAGCATGGATTCAATAATATGCTTTTCTGATGGAATTGTAATGTAGATGATATCTACTCTTTTTTGTTGTAAAATACTTTCTAGCTCTGATATTTTCCCAACAATATCTTTACCTAATTTGTGATCATCCAAGTACCCTATAAATTCCTTCTTCACCGGGTTCACTTGAATAACCTTATTAAAAACCTCTAAACCAACTCTTCCAGCGCCCACAATGAGCACA
This portion of the Cohnella abietis genome encodes:
- the gmd gene encoding GDP-mannose 4,6-dehydratase, with the protein product MAKKALITGVTGQDGSYLAELLLEKGYKVYGLRRRTSSPIMTNIEHIKKEIEFIDGDLLDVSSLINAFRVSKPDEVYNLAAQSFVGSSWSQPLLTGQITGLGVTNMLEALCQTSPESKFYQASSSEMFGKVVEIPQKETTPFYPRSPYGVAKLYAHWTTVNHRESYDLYACSGILFNHESPRRGIEFVTRKITDAVARIKSGVQDELRLGNLDAKRDWGYAKDYVECMWLMLQQEKCDDYVVATGETYSVRDFCKIAFEYVGLNYEDHVVVDPKYFRAAEVELLIGDPQKAASKLGWNPRKTSFEKLVKIMVDSDRARVEKEIR
- a CDS encoding mannose-1-phosphate guanylyltransferase is translated as MAGGKGERFWPKSRTNLPKQFLNISGNKSMIQQAVARLEKLMSIEQIFVVTNELYAELIRAQIPHLPIDNIIIEPSGRNTAPCIALSSLYIEKRYPDNTMIVLPSDHIIKNESEFVEILRTATTVAERDGSIVTLGISPSYPETGYGYIESSKEVQIVNGMEVHQVRCFVEKPNVITAEGYLNAGNYYWNSGIFIWKSATILHSFEAYMPEIYRVMQDIKVKMDAGLLQEDIHSEFLRMPEESIDYGIMEKANNIHVIPCKFGWDDVGSWTALDRISERDEFGNVIKGNILNIDTKRCIIESNNGKLVATLGIEDLIVVDTDDVTLICSKEKAQEMKLLLKELRIQKMDQYL
- a CDS encoding glycosyltransferase codes for the protein MNDHSLKSHQLERAIGVNLIGYARAEMGIGESCRIAAKCLDTTDIPFGIVNFKGSNSARMSDLSWKHKEIDLPQHNVNILHLNAEQMFESYTYFGQKNFEGRYNIGFWHWELEDFPDEWLDGFKFVNEVWVPSSFVANSVSMKSPVPVIRIPHGIEVKIETPRDRLYYSLPTQPFLFLTMYDMNSFQERKNPMASIEAFKLAFKPDNLNVGLVIKINNASSNRNDMKSINEMTAGYNNIFLITSTLSRSDTNALIQCTDSFISLHRSEGFGLGLAEAMYLGKPAIGTNWSANTDFMNSQNSCLVNYELVELGRDYGPYQAYQVWADPDVEHASQYMKRLATETSYYNQVATSGEQTIKRNFSPSAVGKLIAKRLKYIQMHFGGSVDDNESDNGRWKG
- a CDS encoding O-antigen ligase family protein, which produces MKKRQNSIGAMEWFAWGWIGVLLLLGISTNGIFQGLGVHKGTVFIIYERPILYVLFLTAAIVIWITIHFYQKQLRIEQRMIYALLASLLCVTYVLSSFRAESTILAMFGVFISLMVVVFFIAGTFLAQYNRIVNQLPKVYLIFGYMIVIYGFLNLFGNTYLLDSLSFIDGIRITSIFQYANAYAALLLTLWIAILIEIIRSSSKRAQILHGFMLVPVCVSFLLTLSRGAIIILPIIAIVTLLMFKLRQQIMIIIYSVIAMGFSLIIYTHLEQAGVKVFERIQQARADEVEFQTKSIFSSPSITSWAFLIGVSFVMSLLVYIIVKYVDPYVTNIVGKVRMAWADKVVPIGLLAVFIIGAVAVTSDWIAQLLPDAIRTRVENVNFQTHSVYERLTMYKDAIAIWKDSPLIGGGAGVWDALYEQHQSYSYMSGQTHGYLAQLLVEVGLIGIIIYVGFITTIVYAFIRFYRKSDESERLKWVFYFTVPITILIHSLIDFEMSYILFLVLVFLCLGVLAGTQRQSVKESLNKKAMLRVKWVAFVIAFAIILVIAVPSGKQLYANNKYKQSESALVNNEDFNKIVKPIEEGLSKSPGHPVLLYQLALLNYKAYEQLEDKKYLQIAEGYINKLNKAEPYYRPAVELGYVIALQSGDQKKAIDILLAGVKQYPFEQSLYDQAASELLKSWEELHAAGSVDANIIAKKIVDLYEEMKRREQTLLDLPDTVFLIRTLAVTDTVRLAADKVQRD
- a CDS encoding sugar transferase → MEKYGMGLGDSVKQMSYKRQINHIGTIAQQRIRTDKLTIQIHRATLIAQYLGFILTFYILMTVRVLPTYENVNRFNPIVWAKEIPVFNDYALFLGILLILHAFTLVQNQLFSGKAESSILEEYMFDFRSIVFSFLITIGITFLLKTTFLYSRVTLVLFIIMMLIESLLWLATRRIIMRHLNKKGRIRSHVLIVGAGRVGLEVFNKVIQVNPVKKEFIGYLDDHKLGKDIVGKISELESILQQKRVDIIYITIPSEKHIIESMLHTIYKYDVDIRIIPEMFDRMNTVFAFRNDLEYPCLQIVKTPLRGLNVFLKRLSDIGGSLFLLLILSPLFLLLAILIKVESQGAVFFKQQRVGKNGLPFQMIKFRSMKNDADLNKSLLVKDNDMTGPVFKLRNDPRVTRVGRFIRKYSLDELPQLWNVLKGQMSLIGPRPPLPEEVEKYTDYHWRRMDVLPGMTGLWQVSGRSDLDFEQWIDLDIYYIERWSISLEMKIIFKTIPAVIKGSGAY